GTTGAGATAAGAACCATCTTTTCAACTTTATATTTATCAGCACATTCAGCTACATTTTTAGTTCCAAATATATTATTTTTTACAGCTTCCTCAGGATTATGTTCCATTAAAGGTACATGTTTATGTGCTGCTGCATGGAATACTATGTTTGGTTTATATTTCTTAAAAAGTATTTCAAGCTTTTCTTTTTCTCTCACATTACATATTTCTGAAATTAATTCAAGATTTGGATATTTCCTCTTCATTTCAAGTTCAAGAAAATATATTGAATTTTCATTGATATCTATATTTATTAATTCTTTTGGAGAATATTTAGCTATCTGCCTTGAAAGTTCAGAACCAATACTCCCTGCTCCACCAGTTACAAAGATAACCTTTCCTTCAATTAAGTTTCTGATATTTCCATCATTTATTGTTATTTCATCTCTTCCTAACAAATCTTCAATCTTTACTTTTCTCAACTGAGAAGCTAATTCTCTGTTTTCCAATATTTCAGCTATAGTTGGAACTGTTTTAATCTCTACATTTCCGACTGCTTTAATTCTATCTACAATATTTCTCATATCTGAACTATGAAGTGATGGTAATGCTAAAAGAACTTCTGATACTTTTTCTCTTTTAATTATTTCCTCTAGATTTTCTCTATTTCCCAAAACCTTTATATTGTATATATATGTATCTTTTTTCTTTGGATCATCATCTAAAAACCCAACTATATGATATGGAAATATTGGATTTGTCATTGATTCCTGAGCCAATATCGCTCCTGCCTCTCCTGCGCCATATACTAATGTTCTTGTTTCAGAAGCATAACATTTATTCTTTGTTTTATAGAATCTCTTTAATCTAAATAAATATCTGCAAAACAATTGAAATGAAATAGATAAAATCAATGAAACTAAAACTATTGATACTGGATAACTTATTACCTTGCTGTAAATAATTATTAAAAAAACAATTGAAGAAGCTCCATTTAATACTATCAAATTTAAAACATCTAATATATTTGTATAAGTCCAACTCTTTTCATTCATTCTTGTATAGAAATATCCAATTAAAAATATTCCTAAATATGTAAATGCATATTCTTTTTTAAATTCTTTTTCCCAATTTAAATCATATTTAAAAATAAAGGATAAGATCATTCCAACTAATATCCCAAAAGAATCTATCCCAAACTTAATAAGGCTTCTTTCATTAATGAATTTTTCTTGCTCTTTATTTTTATTTTCCTTAACTTTCAATATCACTCTATATATAAATAATTGAAAAAGTGAAAATACAATAAATACTGTAAAAATTGTGAGAGTTTTATAAAACATAAAAAATATTCCAAAGATAAGACCATTTATTAGAACTGCATTACACTTAGATGGACTGGAATTAAATTTAAGATTTCCAGTTATTGAATAGAAAAAAATAAGTATTATGAATAACCCATATACAGATGTATTTATACTAAACCCTGTTACTCTAAACATTCCTTCATAAACTATAAACAACAAAAAAATATATATAACTCCTATATAATCTAATTCTTTATTGTTCATAATCTAAATTCCTCCCAAGATAAAAAACGCTTTTAATATCTATTTTTAAATTAAAAAATTATTTTTATATTTTTTATTTCTTTAAAATAAAAATACTATTTATTAATTCATAATAAAATAATTATTTTTTATATTTTTATTAAAACAAACAATTAATAGTTATTTTTAGTTTTATAGAAAACTATGAGTTGATTATAATATTATTATTTCTCTTTGTCAATCAATAACTTCACATGACAAACACAAAAAAAACATAAAATTGTTGAAATTTAAAGCTTTCTATTAGTTCAAAAAATAAAAAAAGCTGTTTTTTCAACAGCATATTTTTACAAAATATTTTGTTTAATTGTAAATTTTAATCAATAAAATAGAAAAAGAGAGCCAAAATCATATAAATTTTAGCTCTCTCTTTTTTATAAATTAATTTAAGGTTAGGTGGCTTAATTATCTATTCATTTCGCTTGTATTTCCATTTTCATGGTCAGCTATTATATTGTCTACAAGGGTAACATCTGCACACGATATATCTCCTACTATTGTATTTTTCAACACTGAATTAGCATTTCCATATTTCATTGCTTTTTCTGGATTATTATGTTTAAGAATTCCATAGATGACTCCTGCAACATATGCATCTCCACTTCCTATTCTATCTACTATTTCTATATTTTCATATGGAGATTCACAATAGAAAACATCATTTTTTCTGTTATATATTAATGAAGTAAAATTATGAGATTTTGGAGAATTTACTGTTCTCTGAGTAGAAGCAATAAATGATATATTAAATTCCTTTGCAAAAGCTCTTATAATATCTTTCAAGTTTCCTGTCTTTTGAAACATTTTTCTAAAAGTTTCCTCTGAAGCAAAAAGTATATCTACAGATGGCAATAATTTTTCAATCTCCATTCTTGCCTCTTCTTCAGTCCAGAGATTTCTTCTAAAATTTACATCAAAAGATACTAATGCTCCTCCATTTTTAAAATTTTTGATAAGTTCATGAGTCAGTTTATTTGAGTTTTCACATAAACCTAAAGTTATCCCACTTGTATGAAAAATTTCAGTTCTATTATATATTGAACTATTTATTTCATCTACCTTAAAAGATTGGAAAGATGAATTTTGTCTGTCATATGTTACATTTGGTTTTCTTGGTGATGAACCATATTCATAATAGTAAATAGCCAGTCTTTTATTTTTAGATTCATCATATACTACAAATTCATCGCTTACACCATTAGAACTTATTATTTTTTTTGCAAACTTTCCTAATTCATTCTCTGGAAGTTTTGTTACTATAGCAGTTTTTTCTCCTAATATTGACACCCCACTAGCAACATTGAATTCTGCTCCTCCCATTTGTTTTTCAAGTAAATGTCCTTGAATCAGCATTTCATTATTTAGAGGCGAAAGTCTCATTATCATTTCTCCACTGCACACCAATCCAAATTCTTTATTTTTAAAATCAAATATTTTCTCCATTACAGTCTTTTCCTCCACTATACCCATTTATTTATTTATTTCTTATCTCTTTTATTTTTTCTACAAATGCTTTGGCAGTAGCTATAATATCCTCACTAGAACCAGAAGCTAATTTTCCCCCTGCTCCTACAGCAACTACACCATTTTTAAACCATTCATCTATGTTTTCTAAACTTACTCCTCCAGTAGGCATAATATTAGCTTGAGGAAGTGGAGCTTTTACAGCTTTTACAAATGAAGGGCCAAAAGCACTTCCAGGGAAAAGTTTTACAATATCTGCTCCATATTGCATAGCTTTAGTTATTTCAGTAATTGTCATACAACCTGGCATATATGGTACTTGATATAGGTTACACAATTTTGCTGTTTCTTCGTCAAAAGCAGGAGAAACTATAAATTCTGATCCAGCTAAAATAGCTATTCTGGCAGTAGCTGCATCTAATACAGTTCCTGCACCTATAACTAATTCATTTGAAGTAAACTGTTCTTTAAGAGCTTTTATTACTTCAGTAGCTCCTGGTACAGTATATGTAACTTCTATTGCAGGAATTCCTCCCTTTACACAAGCTTTAGAAATTCTGATTCCTTCTTCTATAGTTTCACTTCTTACCACTGCAACTATTCCTATATCAGTTATTTTTTTTAAAATTTTACTTTTTTTCAACATAATTTACCTCCTAAAATATTTTACTTTGATTTATAATGAAATATTTTGTTATACTTTTCTGTATTTTATTTATACTTTAAAAAAAATAAAAATTCAATCTCAACCTCTTAGAATAAATTCCATATATGGAATTAAAAACAAAAGATAAAAAATTTTGAAGTATTAAAAATGTTGAAAGTTAGAAAAATAAAAAAAAAATCTTCATATCATAGTTTCATATATGGAATTTTGACTATACATTTTTAAAATTATTCTACTACTTTTAGTAAATTTTCTTAAAATAAAAAGATGATTCAAATTTAATTAAAAATTTTAAATCATCTATTTGTGGCAATTTATTAATGGTTATTTGTTAAAATATTCCAATCTTTTAGATATTTCTTCACATGATTTTCTCATAGATTCAGCTATCTTCAATGCTCTCTCATCTGTCAAAGAATCTGGAAAACATGGACAGCTTACTGCAGCTACTATTCTATTTTTACTATCTAGTATAGGAACTGCCACAGCCCTTATATTCACTGAATGTTCCATATTATCAAAAGAAAGTTTATTTATGTTTATTTTAAGAAGCTCCTTTTTAGTTCCTCTCTATCAGTTATAGTATTTTCAGTATATTTAGGAAGAGTTCTCTCCAAAAGTTTATTTAATTTGCTTTCACTTAATTGGCATATTAAAAGCTTGCTTGCTGCTCCTGCATGCAATGGAAATATTGCATTTTCAGAAACTGATATTTTAATAAAGTCGCTGCTCTCCACTTTTCCTATACTTCTTATTTTATCTTCATCTAAAACACTTATTTTAAATGTTTCCTTAAACTTTAAAGATAATTCTTCTAAATATGGATAAGCAATATTTTTAATCAAAGTATATCTTTCATGCTTATTTGAAAAGAAATAGAATTTCTCTCCTATTTTATATTCTCTTCCTTCTAAATTCAAATATTTAAGTTCTGTTAAAACTGATAAAAGTCTGTTTGTTGTTGCCTTGGGTATTCCCAAATCTTTTGAAATATCTGCCTGTGTAGCTGATTCTTTATAATAAAGATATTTAAATATCTTATCTGCTTTTTCAATTGCAGGAACTTTTTTTTCAATTTCCATATCTCCCCCTTATTTAAATTATAATTCTTTATAATTAACTTCATCAAAATGAGCTATTTACTCAAAAACATATAATATATTATACTATATTTTTCCATATATGGAACTAAGTTTTTTATGATTTTTTAATAATTATTCTATGATTTTAATAAAGTTTTATATAGTTTTATCAAATTTCGTTTCATATATGAAATTTTTTACTTATTTTTTTATTGTACTTTTTAACAATATTGGGTTATAAATAGATTATATGATATTCAATTAAGAAATAATATAAAAAGAAATCTAATATAACAAAAATTTCTATTTCAATACAGTGTACACAATATGAATAATAAAAATTTTGTCATATTAGCAAAACTGAGGAGGACAGATTTATGAGAAAAAAACTTATGATGATTATTTTCACTTTAATGGCTGCTTGTGCCTTTGCTAAGGCTTACCCTAGTAAAAATATCAATATGATTGTACCATTCAGTGCTGGTGGAGGAACAGATGCAGTTGCTAGAAAATTGGGAAGTCTTATGGAAAAAGAACTTGGAACTTCAGTAGTTATAGTTAATAAAACTGGAGGAGCTGGAGCAGTAGGAATGACTTTTGGAGCTACTCAAAAGAAAGATGGTTATACAATTACAATGATAACTAGAGAAATTGTTTCGTTACCTTTAATGAATCTTTCTCCTATCAGCTACAAAGATTTTGAATTAGTATCTTTAGTAAATATGGATCCAGCTGTTGTACTAGTTGAAAAAGATTCTAAATACCAAACTTTAGATGAACTTTTAGCAGATGCAAAAGCAAATCCTGAAAAAATAAAATTTGCAAGTACAGCTAAACCTAATTTTTATGCTCTAGCTATAGAAAATGAAGCTGGTGTAAAATTTAATCATATCCCATACAATGGAGCTGGAGAGGTTATTCCTGCATTATTGGGAAAACATGCTGATTTCTCTCTAATGGGACCAGGGGAAGCTATTGGACAATTAAAAGCTGGTCAATTAAGAGCCCTAGGAGTAATGGCTGATACTAGAGTTGAAAGCCTTCCAGATGTCGCTACATTAAAAGAATTAGGACATGATGTTGTTTCTGGTACTTGGAGAGGTATTGCAGTACCTAAAGGAACATCACCTGAAATAGTTGCCACTCTTGATGCTGCTATTAAAAAATCTGTTGAATCAGATGACTTTAAAGATTTTATGAATAATTCTACATTTGGAATCAAATATCTAAATGGAAAAGACTTTGAAACATTCATAATAGATGATACTGCCACAATAGACTCAATAGTAAAATCTTTGAAATAGTCATATAAAATTCTTAAATTAATGTAATGTATGGAAAGGTTACTATGTTTATTAGTAACCTTTTTTATAAAAGGGGGATTAATTTTGTTAGAAACTATTTTTTCTGCATTTTTATGTATAGTTAGTGCTTTTATTTTTTATTCATCTACTCAATTTAATATGGCTTTTATAGGAGATTCTGGATTAGGTCCTGATTTCTTCCCTAAAGTTATTGCAATTATTTTATTTATACTCTCTGGTATGCTTTTCATAGGAAGTTTAAGAAATAAAAATAAAAAAAGCATTTATAATCCAAATATGAAATATACTTTTATGGTAATTTTCGCTTTTGCTGTATATATATTTCTTATAGATAGAATTGGTTATTTAGTATCTACTATAATATTTGCATTTATTGTAATAACTATTTTAAAGAGTAAGTCAAAAATATTAAATATAATATTCGCAATAGCATTCCCTATAGCTTTATATTTATTATTTACTTATGCTTTTAAAGTATCTTTACCTGCTGGATTGTTTATCTAATTAAAATAAGGGGGAAAATATAGATGTTTAGTCACTTAATACAAGGTTTATCTACTGCTCTTTTACTAGGTAATTTATTTTATCTGGTTCTTGGAGTGACTGGTGGGGTTGTTATTGGAGCTCTTCCAGGTCTTACTGCTACAATGGGAGTTGCTATCCTTCTTCCTTTTACTTTTGGTATGGATGCTGTTACTGGTCTTATAATGCTTGTAGGAATATATATTGGAGCTATTTATGGGGGATCTATCTCAGCTATTCTTTTGAATACTCCTGGAACTCCTGCATCAGCTGCTACTTGTTTTGATGGTTATGCTTTAGTAAAAAAAGGGTACCCAACAAAAGCTCTTAGTGCGTCTACTATTGCTTCAGCTTTAGGAGGACTTATCAGCTGTCTGGCTCTTGTTACTATATCACCTGTACTAGCGAAATTTGCTTTAAGATTCTCTGCTCCTGAATATTTTGCCTTAGCATTATTTGGGCTTACTATTATTGCAAGTATATCTGCTGAAAATTTCTTAAAAGGAATAATTGCTGGTATAATAGGATTGTTAATATCTTGTTTTGGTATGGACGCTATAACAAGCTATCCAAGATTCACTTTTGGTGTAGTTGATCTTCTTAATGGATTTTCAGTAATTCCTGTTCTTATAGGATTATTTGCTGTATCAGAAGTTTTTAATCAGATAGAAAGTTTAGTAGGAGAAAAAGAAATAAAAACAGATATAGTTATGGATAAAAACTATATGAACTGGAAAGAAATAAAGCATTGTCTTCCTACTATAATTAAATGTGGAGCTATTGGAACTTTTATAGGTTCTATTCCAGGTGCTGGTGCAGATATTGCTGCCTTTGTTTGCTATAATGAAGCTAAAAGAAGTAATAAACATGAGAAATTTGGAGAAGGAAGTCTTATTGGTATCTCTGCTCCTGAAGCTGGCAATAATGGAGTAACTGGAGGAGCATTGGTTCCCTTACTTACTCTTGGAGTTCCTGGAGATGCAGTTGCTGCTGTTCTTTTAGGAGCACTTATAATTCAAGGATTAACTCCAGGTCCATTACTTTTTGAACAAAATCCTGAAATTGTCTATGGATTATTTAGTTCAATGATAATTGGAAATATTCTTCTTTTGTTTATCGGATTAGCAGGTATAAAATTTTATAGTAGAATTGTTGAAATTCCTAAAACTTTAATGATTCCTGCTATATTAATTCTTTCAACTATTGGATCATACTCTATGAATAACAGTTTATTTGATGTGGGAGTTACTTTTGTTTTTGGTATAATTGGATATATAATGTCAAAAATAAAAATGCCTAGCTCTCCAATAGTTTTAGCAGTAATCTTAGGTCCAATGCTTGAAACTAATTTGAGAAAAGCTGTTTTAATGTATGAGGGATCATATAGTTTTCTATATACTAGACCAATAACAGTAGTATTTTTAGTCTTTACTGTACTTTCGATGATATCAGCTTTAAGAAAGAAAAAGTAAAAAAGATAGGAAAAAATTATATAAATATTATAAAAATATATTGAAATAAAAATAAAGAGAATTAAATTATCTTTATAGATTAAAAAACTATATTAAAAAAGGAAACTGCTTTAGTAGTTTCCTTTTTTATGCACTTATTGCTTTTTCTTTAAATTTCAAAAATCTTTCACACTGTTTTCTTCTGTCATATCCAAGCATTATACCAAGTATAAAATCTTCTTCTGGAGTATAAGCTGTCAAAGAAAGTTTGTTTATATTCTTTATTACCTCCACACATTCCTTTGCTCCAAAGAACACATTTATTCTTTGCTTTCCTAAGGGATATATTATATAATCTATGTTTTCAGAATTTAACTTTTCTTTTATAATTTCAATATTTTTTTTATCTGTAGTGTGTAATATAAGGTTTCTGATTCCTTTTTGGTATTCATATATATGGTGTATAAAAACTTCCATGCTCTGCCTCCTAAAAATTTATAATTGATTATAGCACTAATTTAAAATATTATCAATATATTTTATTTTGAAATTATTTGTATTACAAAATAAAAATAAAAGACATATTAATAAAAAAAGATAGATATAGAAAAAGTTTATGGTATAATTAAAAATAGGAATTAATAAAGGTAGGTATGATATGTTTAAAATACATTCAAAATACAGTCCTACTGGAGATCAGCCAGAGGCAATAAAAAAAATAACTGATAACATAAATAATGGAGTAAAAGATCAGGTACTTCTTGGAGTTACTGGTTCAGGAAAAACTTTTACTGTGGCAAATATCATTGAAAAAACACAAAGACCTGCACTGATACTTGCACCTAACAAAACGTTGGCAGCTCAGCTTTATTCAGAATATAAAAGTTTTTTTCCTGATAATGCTGTAGAATATTTCGTGTCTTATTATGATTATTATCAGCCAGAAGCTTATATAGTCACTACTGATACATATATAGAAAAAGACTCTTCTATTAATGATGAAATTGAAAAATTAAGACATGCTGCAACTGCTGCCCTTATGAACAGAAGAGATGTAATAATTGTAGCTTCCGTTTCTGCCATATATGGATTAGGATCTGCTGAAACATATAGAAAAATGACCATTCCAATAGACAGACAAACAGGAATAGACAGAAAAGAACTTATAGAAAGGCTTATAAGTATAAGATATGAAAGAAATGACATAGCTTTTGAAAGAGGAAAATTCAGAATAAAAGGTGATGTAATAGATATATACCCATCTTATATGGAAACTGGATACAGACTTGAATACTGGGGAGATGATCTGGAAGAAATATCTGAAATAAATACTCTTACTGGGCAAAAAATAAGAAAAAATTTGGAAAGAATAGTTCTTTACCCTGCTACTCAATATCTTACAGCTGATGGTGATAATGAAAGAATTCTTGCTGAAATACAAAAAGATTTAAAAATAGAAGTAGAAGCTTTTGAAAAAAGAGGTAAACTTCTTGAAGCTCAAAGATTAAAGCAAAGAACAGAATATGATATGGAAATGATAAGAGAAATTGGATACTGTAAAGGTATAGAAAATTATTCAAGGTATCTTTCTGGAAAAAAAGAGGGCGAAACTCCTGATACCCTTCTTGAATATTTTCCAAAAGACTTCCTTATATTTATAGACGAATCTCATATATCTATTCCACAAATAAGGGGAATGTATAATGGCGACAGAGCAAGGAAAACTGCTCTTGTTGAAAACGGATTCAGATTGAAAGCTGCTCTTGACAACAGGCCTTTAAAATTTGAAGAGTTTAGGAAAATAGCTGA
Above is a window of Fusobacterium varium DNA encoding:
- the capD_4 gene encoding UDP-glucose 4-epimerase, whose protein sequence is MNNKELDYIGVIYIFLLFIVYEGMFRVTGFSINTSVYGLFIILIFFYSITGNLKFNSSPSKCNAVLINGLIFGIFFMFYKTLTIFTVFIVFSLFQLFIYRVILKVKENKNKEQEKFINERSLIKFGIDSFGILVGMILSFIFKYDLNWEKEFKKEYAFTYLGIFLIGYFYTRMNEKSWTYTNILDVLNLIVLNGASSIVFLIIIYSKVISYPVSIVLVSLILSISFQLFCRYLFRLKRFYKTKNKCYASETRTLVYGAGEAGAILAQESMTNPIFPYHIVGFLDDDPKKKDTYIYNIKVLGNRENLEEIIKREKVSEVLLALPSLHSSDMRNIVDRIKAVGNVEIKTVPTIAEILENRELASQLRKVKIEDLLGRDEITINDGNIRNLIEGKVIFVTGGAGSIGSELSRQIAKYSPKELINIDINENSIYFLELEMKRKYPNLELISEICNVREKEKLEILFKKYKPNIVFHAAAHKHVPLMEHNPEEAVKNNIFGTKNVAECADKYKVEKMVLISTDKAVNPTNIMGATKRACELIIQHMNKVSKNTKYMAVRFGNVLGSNGSVIPIFRKLLEEGKNLTLTHKDITRYFMTIPEAAQLVIEAGSLGNGGEIFILDMGKPVKIYDLAQTMIKLSNSDVGIDVVGLRPGEKLFEELLYDVNSAIKTENKKIFITK
- the iolC_1 gene encoding 5-dehydro-2-deoxygluconokinase; protein product: MEKIFDFKNKEFGLVCSGEMIMRLSPLNNEMLIQGHLLEKQMGGAEFNVASGVSILGEKTAIVTKLPENELGKFAKKIISSNGVSDEFVVYDESKNKRLAIYYYEYGSSPRKPNVTYDRQNSSFQSFKVDEINSSIYNRTEIFHTSGITLGLCENSNKLTHELIKNFKNGGALVSFDVNFRRNLWTEEEARMEIEKLLPSVDILFASEETFRKMFQKTGNLKDIIRAFAKEFNISFIASTQRTVNSPKSHNFTSLIYNRKNDVFYCESPYENIEIVDRIGSGDAYVAGVIYGILKHNNPEKAMKYGNANSVLKNTIVGDISCADVTLVDNIIADHENGNTSEMNR
- the dgoA_2 gene encoding 2-dehydro-3-deoxy-6-phosphogalactonate aldolase, which translates into the protein MLKKSKILKKITDIGIVAVVRSETIEEGIRISKACVKGGIPAIEVTYTVPGATEVIKALKEQFTSNELVIGAGTVLDAATARIAILAGSEFIVSPAFDEETAKLCNLYQVPYMPGCMTITEITKAMQYGADIVKLFPGSAFGPSFVKAVKAPLPQANIMPTGGVSLENIDEWFKNGVVAVGAGGKLASGSSEDIIATAKAFVEKIKEIRNK
- a CDS encoding Bacterial transcriptional regulator; this translates as MNIRAVAVPILDSKNRIVAAVSCPCFPDSLTDERALKIAESMRKSCEEISKRLEYFNK
- the iclR gene encoding Acetate operon repressor, coding for MEIEKKVPAIEKADKIFKYLYYKESATQADISKDLGIPKATTNRLLSVLTELKYLNLEGREYKIGEKFYFFSNKHERYTLIKNIAYPYLEELSLKFKETFKISVLDEDKIRSIGKVESSDFIKISVSENAIFPLHAGAASKLLICQLSESKLNKLLERTLPKYTENTITDREELKRSFLK
- a CDS encoding Argininosuccinate lyase; its protein translation is MRKKLMMIIFTLMAACAFAKAYPSKNINMIVPFSAGGGTDAVARKLGSLMEKELGTSVVIVNKTGGAGAVGMTFGATQKKDGYTITMITREIVSLPLMNLSPISYKDFELVSLVNMDPAVVLVEKDSKYQTLDELLADAKANPEKIKFASTAKPNFYALAIENEAGVKFNHIPYNGAGEVIPALLGKHADFSLMGPGEAIGQLKAGQLRALGVMADTRVESLPDVATLKELGHDVVSGTWRGIAVPKGTSPEIVATLDAAIKKSVESDDFKDFMNNSTFGIKYLNGKDFETFIIDDTATIDSIVKSLK
- a CDS encoding Tripartite tricarboxylate transporter TctB family; its protein translation is MLETIFSAFLCIVSAFIFYSSTQFNMAFIGDSGLGPDFFPKVIAIILFILSGMLFIGSLRNKNKKSIYNPNMKYTFMVIFAFAVYIFLIDRIGYLVSTIIFAFIVITILKSKSKILNIIFAIAFPIALYLLFTYAFKVSLPAGLFI
- a CDS encoding Tripartite tricarboxylate transporter TctA family translates to MFSHLIQGLSTALLLGNLFYLVLGVTGGVVIGALPGLTATMGVAILLPFTFGMDAVTGLIMLVGIYIGAIYGGSISAILLNTPGTPASAATCFDGYALVKKGYPTKALSASTIASALGGLISCLALVTISPVLAKFALRFSAPEYFALALFGLTIIASISAENFLKGIIAGIIGLLISCFGMDAITSYPRFTFGVVDLLNGFSVIPVLIGLFAVSEVFNQIESLVGEKEIKTDIVMDKNYMNWKEIKHCLPTIIKCGAIGTFIGSIPGAGADIAAFVCYNEAKRSNKHEKFGEGSLIGISAPEAGNNGVTGGALVPLLTLGVPGDAVAAVLLGALIIQGLTPGPLLFEQNPEIVYGLFSSMIIGNILLLFIGLAGIKFYSRIVEIPKTLMIPAILILSTIGSYSMNNSLFDVGVTFVFGIIGYIMSKIKMPSSPIVLAVILGPMLETNLRKAVLMYEGSYSFLYTRPITVVFLVFTVLSMISALRKKK
- a CDS encoding Protein of uncharacterised function (DUF2023) produces the protein MEVFIHHIYEYQKGIRNLILHTTDKKNIEIIKEKLNSENIDYIIYPLGKQRINVFFGAKECVEVIKNINKLSLTAYTPEEDFILGIMLGYDRRKQCERFLKFKEKAISA
- the uvrB_1 gene encoding excinuclease ABC subunit B, with product MFKIHSKYSPTGDQPEAIKKITDNINNGVKDQVLLGVTGSGKTFTVANIIEKTQRPALILAPNKTLAAQLYSEYKSFFPDNAVEYFVSYYDYYQPEAYIVTTDTYIEKDSSINDEIEKLRHAATAALMNRRDVIIVASVSAIYGLGSAETYRKMTIPIDRQTGIDRKELIERLISIRYERNDIAFERGKFRIKGDVIDIYPSYMETGYRLEYWGDDLEEISEINTLTGQKIRKNLERIVLYPATQYLTADGDNERILAEIQKDLKIEVEAFEKRGKLLEAQRLKQRTEYDMEMIREIGYCKGIENYSRYLSGKKEGETPDTLLEYFPKDFLIFIDESHISIPQIRGMYNGDRARKTALVENGFRLKAALDNRPLKFEEFRKIADQSVFVSATPGDFEIEVSHGHIAEQLIRPTGILDPVIEVRSTKNQVDDLLEEIRIRADRKERVLVTTLTKKWLKNSLNIILDLV